The genomic segment ATGGTAAAACCCATCATGCTGTTTGTCAGCATTACATCTACCATCGGTACGCTGCAGTTGTTCGATGAATCTTATATCTTAACCTCGGGCGGCCCTGATAATGCAACCATTACAATTGGCCATTACTTATACGATACAGGCTTTAAGTTTTTTAAATTCGGCTACGCAGCAGCGCTGAGCTATGCACTTGTTGTAATCATAGGTGTACTTTCGTTAATTCAGTTCAAAATGACAAAAGGAGGGGAGAACTGATGAACAAATTATCGGGCAGAAAGATATTTACTTATGTATTTTTAACCATTGCTGTTTTTGTATCGCTTTTCCCCTTCTACTTTATGTTTGTGTCTGCATCCAATACAAACAACGATATTTTGAGTATTGCACCTAAATTAACTTTTGGCAGTAACCTGCTTAAAAACTATGCAAACTTAAATAAAAGAATTGATATCGGGAGAGTTTTTCTGAACTCGGTTATCATCACGTTTATTTATACGGCACTGTCTGTTTTGCTGCACTCGATGGCGGGTTATGCTCTGACCAAATTTAATTTTAAAGGCAAAGGCTTATTGTTCGGTGTCATAATGGTTACTATGATGATTCCCAGCCAGGTTTTATATGTACCATTGTTTACATTAATGAATACAATCGGCTGGGCAAACTCCTATCAAGCGGTTATATTGCCGG from the Hydrogenoanaerobacterium saccharovorans genome contains:
- a CDS encoding carbohydrate ABC transporter permease; translation: MNKLSGRKIFTYVFLTIAVFVSLFPFYFMFVSASNTNNDILSIAPKLTFGSNLLKNYANLNKRIDIGRVFLNSVIITFIYTALSVLLHSMAGYALTKFNFKGKGLLFGVIMVTMMIPSQVLYVPLFTLMNTIGWANSYQAVILPALANAFGIFLMRQNMMAFPTALMEAARIDGYGEISLFFKIVLPNMKPAMGALGIYMFMSMWNSFMWPLIILGTKSMYNFPVALSMLNGVVWRKDYGVIMLATSLATLPIMLIFFVFQKQFVSGVMGGAVKE